A region from the Lolium perenne isolate Kyuss_39 chromosome 4, Kyuss_2.0, whole genome shotgun sequence genome encodes:
- the LOC127346582 gene encoding uncharacterized protein, giving the protein MSKVVEMEISLMYDILYTKAAVIHTWYGYMFHLVSPLPTALVFTLFQLSGNKDGYDRTDVAITYILLVGAFLLDMVSVFNTLGSTWTCNFLLTRDRSRLGLSIMSLRRHFKAFTSNRRWSGSIGQYNLFHFCTSDRTKRSKLAKMMGLKDWWNKCHYSGTIMISEAVKELVFKRVWILVKEMQHQRSENQIQSTPNQKGVEEPMAVIPSNGFRPEFYNDVVKRRKKFDNALNLGAELQEAILTWHILTNVFLLCSSEFADPAVSSSNAICISRRRRGGPPCFKQKAVWSSHVKAIKALSDYMVFLVAVRPNMVPGELRSLYVVTTGALRHQWLMLRHSSASSTAEDKGKRLAHSMLYRPTGIEERSIILSHGTLYAKLLLELVSERNRDKPGVISSYEECDHVAVDKLKRLMPDLESSCRYGVFDLTRAWALILDTWVRLLVFASVRCSRETHARQISRGGDLMTVVWLMEEHANVFFNQSSTIGDDEEAGRAAA; this is encoded by the coding sequence ATGAGCAAGGTAGTGGAAATGGAGATCTCCCTCATGTATGACATCCTCTACACCAAGGCAGCAGTGATCCACACTTGGTATGGCTACATGTTTCATCTGGTTTCACCCCTGCCCACCGCCCTCGTCTTCACACTATTTCAATTAAGTGGTAATAAGGATGGTTACGACAGAACTGATGTTGCTATCACCTACATCTTGTTGGTTGGTGCCTTTCTCTTGGACATGGTGTCAGTGTTCAACACTTTGGGGTCGACCTGGACATGTAATTTCTTGTTGACTAGAGACCGCAGTAGGTTAGGTCTTTCCATCATGTCTCTTCGCCGGCATTTCAAGGCTTTTACAAGCAACAGAAGATGGTCAGGCTCCATTGGTCAGTATAATTTGTTCCATTTCTGCACCTCTGACCGGACCAAGCGCAGCAAATTGGCTAAGATGATGGGGCTCAAGGATTGGTGGAACAAATGTCATTATTCGGGGACCATAATGATTTCAGAGGCTGTCAAGGAATTAGTATTCAAACGTGTATGGATACTAGTGAAGGAGATGCAACATCAAAGATCAGAAAACCAGATACAGTCCACACCCAACCAGAAGGGCGTGGAGGAGCCCATGGCAGTGATTCCATCTAATGGGTTTCGTCCTGAATTTTACAATGACGTTGTCAAGCGGCGTAAGAAATTCGACAACGCTCTGAACTTGGGTGCTGAGCTCCAGGAGGCGATCCTTACCTGGCACATCCTTACAAATGTTTTCCTCCTGTGCAGTTCCGAATTCGCGGATCCAGCTGTTTCGTCTTCAAATGCCATATGCATCAGTCGACGTAGACGCGGAGGACCTCCCTGTTTCAAACAAAAAGCTGTTTGGTCTTCACATGTGAAGGCGATCAAGGCACTGTCAGATTACATGGTGTTCCTCGTCGCGGTACGCCCCAACATGGTACCGGGCGAGCTGCGCAGCCTGTACGTAGTAACCACCGGTGCCTTGCGGCACCAGTGGCTTATGCTTAGGCACAGTTCAGCTTCTTCTACAGCTGAAGATAAAGGGAAGAGACTTGCCCACAGCATGCTGTATCGGCCCACAGGTATTGAAGAGCGGAGCATCATTCTTTCGCATGGAACTTTGTATGCCAAGCTGCTGCTCGAGCTGGTATCTGAAAGGAATCGTGACAAGCCCGGCGTTATATCTTCTTACGAAGAATGTGACCATGTTGCCGTAGATAAACTGAAGCGGCTGATGCCAGATCTAGAATCCTCATGCAGATATGGTGTATTTGATCTGACCAGAGCGTGGGCTCTCATCTTGGATACGTGGGTGCGTCTGCTTGTGTTCGCGTCCGTCCGGTGCAGCAGAGAAACCCATGCCAGACAGATCAGCCGTGGCGGCGACCTCATGACCGTTGTCTGGCTAATGGAGGAGCACGCCAACGTGTTCTTCAACCAGTCCTCCACCATTGGTGATGATGAGGAAGCAGGTCGGGCTGCTGCCTAG
- the LOC139830810 gene encoding uncharacterized protein, with protein sequence MAGGAMHIWAMWATQILILFSFALQIFLFVFARTRQRGSSAVLRILLWLAYLMADATAVYTLGHLSISGLSREQNLEVFWAPFLLVHLGSQDNITAYALEDNQLWPRHLLNLGVQAFGVAHIVYKHISNIPTLLGLATVLMSIIGVIKYAERIWALKCATLDNIQSSIKEPRDLPTYYIALLCRGPRVKEHDEEEFMLFAQAMLPVCKGAMVDTPMALFMCKSIMN encoded by the coding sequence ATGGCTGGAGGTGCTATGCATATCTGGGCTATGTGGGCGACCCAAATCCTCATCCTATTCAGCTTCGCACTACAGATTTTCCTGTTTGTCTTCGCAAGGACCCGTCAGCGTGGATCCTCCGCCGTGCTGAGGATCCTCCTCTGGCTGGCATACCTCATGGCTGACGCCACCGCTGTGTACACTCTCGGCCACCTCTCTATCAGTGGTTTGTCCCGCGAGCAAAATCTCGAGGTGTTCTGGGCGCCTTTCCTCCTGGTGCATCTTGGCAGCCAAGACAATATCACCGCCTACGCCCTTGAGGACAACCAACTCTGGCCACGCCACCTGCTAAATCTTGGCGTTCAAGCCTTTGGGGTTGCTCATATCGTCTATAAGCATATCTCTAATATCCCCACCTTGCTGGGATTGGCTACTGTCTTGATGTCCATCATAGGTGTCATCAAGTATGCGGAGAGGATATGGGCTCTCAAGTGCGCCACACTGGACAACATTCAGAGCTCTATCAAGGAACCCCGGGATCTCCCAACTTACTACATTGCGCTTCTGTGTCGGGGACCGAGGGTAAAAGAGCATGATGAAGAGGAGTTCATGTTGTTTGCCCAAGCCATGCTCCCTGTTTGCAAGGGTGCTATGGTCGACACTCCTATGGCTTTGTTTATGTGCAAGTCTATTATGAATTGA